From the Elaeis guineensis isolate ETL-2024a chromosome 16, EG11, whole genome shotgun sequence genome, the window atatatatacatatatatatatgtatgtatatatatatacatatacatatatatatatgtatgtatatatatatataggtatatatatatatgtatgtatatacatatgtatgtatatatacatatgtatgtatatatacatatacatacatacatatgtatgtatatatatatatacatacatacatatgtatgtatatatatatatacatacatacatatgtatgtatatatatatatgtatatatatatatatatatatatatatatatatatatatatatacatacatacatatgtatgtatatatatatatatatatatatgtatatatgtatgtatgtatgtatgtatgtatgtatatgtatatatatacatgcatacatatacatatatatatatacacatatatatacatgcatacatacatatatatatatacacacacacacacatatatatatatatacatatacatatatacacatatatacacatatatacacatatacacatacatatatacatatatgtatatatatacagatatacgtatacgtatatacgtatacgtatatacgtatacgtatatgtatacatatacgtatatgtatacgtatatgtatatatatatatatgcatatatatatatatattaaaggaACTTAACAGTGGTTCTTCTGGTGGCAGGTTTTTTTCTTCAACGAAGCCTGGTTCCGGTTATAATCTCCACAATCATCTCTGAGGGCATCTTATGCTGACATGAAAAACGTAGGCAGATTAGAGAAAGGCAGAATTGATAAGGATTAGCTGTACTTCCCAATTCCCATCCTCTATTACTTTTACCAAACTAAAAGTAGATGGATTTGAGCAATCTAAGAATTTACATTTCAATGTCACTTGAAATGGACATTAATGATACAATATATGGCTTTATAGAGAGCACATATCAGACTCAGCAATGCCAAAATAAATTGATATTTCCCTTAAAAAAAGACTAAAATCAGCACAGAAAGCCGTCTCTCATGAATATAATGTAGTGAATGCAGGGTTTTTAAGTGAACTTCTACtgttatatttttattgacaTGACAAAGCAAGCTGAAAGATTATATACAACTGTATTTGTTTATATTAGTTTCCATCCATTATCTATTCTATTTTTAGATGCTTGGGATTGGTTATTTTCACTTTTGGCATCCATTCCTATGAAGACATAAGACCTTAGTAACTTAGTTATTGAAATACCTCTATGCTTCCCTCGTTGATGAAAAGAAAATAGCTATTTATAATGTTTGCATGCCAATATCACTTGAAAGAAAAGTGTCCACAATGAAAACTGGAGTTTCTTAGGGCTGATTGGCAATTAAATCAAACAAATCCACACCTCAACATTTGTCTGTATTTTTAAACAAAAAGAGAAGtgaaaaggggaaaaaaagaaacATGTTGAACCATCAAGATTACCGATCAGCACTCAAACCTTCAATGCTTAATGCTTTGATGGGATATTTAGAAAGCAACATAATAAATTGTCAGGATAAACCAGCTGGAAGATTGATCTAAAAGGCTTTTAATTCCATTCCTTCCAACAAGGATAATGTGCAGCACACAACATACCAATGATTGATTATTGGTGCCCTTGACTTTGTCCTCTCTTCTTGTAGTTGGATTAAAATTCTGTGAAGTTGAATTTCCGTTGACTCCAAGTTGGCAAAGTTTTTCAACAGCGGTTGTCCCATCACCCTGAGCACCAAGCATTAGTTTTTAATATATCTACATGCAGAATAACACAAATGCCCCTTAAAAACTTACCTCCCCAAGAAGAAATGAGCAGAAGGCTTCCTCAAATTTTAAATCCACACCCTCTGATGCAATCAAACATTCACAAATGGTTTTTGCTTTAGTGATCTGCATCACAGATTGCCAAGAGTTACACCATTGCAGCGAGGCCAATAGGTTATTGTCCTTAGCTAAGAAAACATACCATATCAATTTGTCTTGTTGAAAATCCAAGAGCAATATGAGCTATCATCGCCATATAAAAGCAGTTAAAATCAATTACAACTTTCTGATTCTGTGATTCCAAAGATTTCTTGTTCTTGCGAGTAACAGCCAAGGTATCCCAACAAAGAAGATCTACTATTTCAGTAGCCATTAGCTTATTCATTGCCCCTCCCAAGAAACAAGGCCAGTCTTGAACTCTAGATGAAGATTCAACATCAAGACCCTGTCTAAGCAATTCACGCAAGGCTGCGATGGCTCCTCGCCTACGTTCAGCATTATCAGGAGAGTGTGGCATTCCTAGTAGCTCCAATGTGCAAGCAGGTGCAAGCTCCTCTAAGGACTCTTCTATCTAGAAGCATACCCAACAAATCCAGTTATTTCATAAAGGAACATGTGATGAATGGAAACGGACAATGCAAAGTATTTGCCTGTGATAGCAATGGCATCTTCCCTAGAGAGATTTTGCTCCTCAATAGGTATTGAGCACGAGCAAGAGCTTCAAATCCTTCAGATACTTTATTTTTCTCAAAACCAGTCTTTGCAATTGAGCACTTCAAAGAAAAATATTCCAACAGTGAGAAGAAAATTGAAAGAgagatgaataaatattatatgaTTAAAAAGCAACGTTTTTttcctaaaaagaaaaaaaaaaaaaagagcacgcCATTACTTCAGCCAGTGCCATGGAGAGAAGCAAATCATGAACATATGGTTTAGCATCTGGAAGTTTCAGAGCTGCTCGACCAATATCCAGCACCAGTTTTTCCTGTCCCACCTGCATTAAAGAATTAGTCTTCTGTCACCTCCAATTTATTTAGGCTATACCACATAAATAACTAAGCCTGGCAAATTTATACCAGAGTTCTGGCAAGTGGATTTCGACAAAGACTAAGAATCATAGTCCATGTATCAGTATAACATAATATCCTGCCTTAGAGGGTACTTTTCTTGAAGAAGAATCAATGTGCATGGCAACATTCAAACCTTCTTTGAGGTTCAGAACATATATATTCAAGCTTTGAATCCTATAACAGCCCACGATCATCAATACAAATAATTGCAATCATCAATACAAATAATTGCAATCGTGTTATTGTATTCATGCATATACAATTGCCTTTTTTAAGTTAAACAGGTCTCAAGCCAGGacaaatttgaggaagtatgttaCCGCTTGATCTGCTTCAGCTGACACGAAGCATGCGAAAACTATATGCATCCTGTGGAATACAACAAAAAGGGACAGAAACCAAGCATATCTAAATTAGGAGAACAGGTAAATGGGAATAAGTGCACTATCAGATGAAAGATTTCCTTCCTCACTGGTAACTCGGAGTTCATCACATTTGCATACTTGTAGCAAATTTGACCAACCAAGCTAGAAGATCAACCTAAAATTTAGTCAAGCTTAGACCAGGAAGTTGGTACTTATTAATAAATTAACCTTCTGATCAAATGGAGAGGAATTATAAGTGGTATGCGAGAAGCTAATCGATTAATAGCTGCAAGATGGTTTTTCAATTATTGATTTTTCTTACataaaaatagaaatcaaattgtgACCAAATCAACGCAAGAATTTTTTAAAACTTTAGGTGGCAAATGGGCAACCGGGGGGCTGCCTGGTCCCTAGGGGTTAAGCAATTGCACAGGTGGGTATCTAAACCTAGAAGGATGGTTATAACCCAACAAATGAAACATGGCATATAAAATAGTGTTATCACTAGGAACTATTAACTTGCAACAGCAATGAGAATTCATAAATCAATCCCATCCTCCATATTCAAACATGATGTAAAATGCTAAAGGGGCACCTAGGGAGACCATCTAGGCGGCCATCTTTTTATAAGACATTGCCAATATGGTGGATCTAAACTCAGCTACTATCTTTCATAATAATTTAGCAGACCCTTGTTTAGCTAATGAACTTATTAAATGACCTACACCTGAAAGTTAAACCTCTTTTCTAGATGAATGCATCAGCATGTTACCATGAAAAGGagcatttagaacattatatcaaCTTCTTCGAGAACGGGAAAAAGTTCACAATTATTCAGATCTAGACATGTTGTCTTCTTCTGGTTTAAACATGTTGcatgatgatttaaatttaaaaaaaaattacattcgaCAAATTTTTGCAAGAATACCTCTTGTAGAAGGCACAGGGCGCCAGGCAGCCAATTCCAAGGAATACGAAGATTAGATTTTGGTGGAACCTTTTCCTTTATGTTGCCAGCATACTCTGGCTCAAAAAGAAGTTTATCCCGCACATCCATCAAGAGATCCTATGAATAAGCAATAGAGAACATCAAGACTTACATATTTGAAATTCCTAGAAAGGACAATGTATTATTAATAGAAGAATAATACAAATTAAGATACCTGCCGGGAAACAATGACATCTGCTGTGTATCCCTCTTCAATCTCTGAACTCTTCAGCTCCATTGCAGCTTTAACAATCTCATCCTTTTCAGCTTTCTCAGGTATACCAAGAATCTGCAAAATCATTCAGAAGGCAGCTATCATGATACAGAAGATAATGTGTTAAAGAAATTACGATTCCGTTATTGGTCATAGCACAGGTAACTGTGCACCATCTTCTTGGGATGCCCACAAATAAATTCAGCAAAAGGATATATGATTCAGCTAAAGATAGTATATCAAAGAGCTTATTAGTTGCTCATGTTAACAAAGAATAGCAGCTTTTGGGCTGAGTTTATTGAGAGTTTATTTATCTCCTTTGGTGGCACAGTCACATTCACAAATTAGGTACCAGGTAAACTTTTTAAATTGCTTGATAGATGGATTAAAAGTGTTGCATCTATGAATAGTATTTTTCTAGGGTTTATAACAGATTTTTTTCTTGTTAGTTGTAAGTTGTTTCCATATATAACTAGAAATTGTTTATCTTTTCTCTGAAAACTTAGCTGGGATGATCTCAATTGAACAGGATTGCTTATGGGCATGGATTTTCTTGACCTGGTCGTATTCAGGTCAGGTTCGGAGCTGAGAACATCTCAACCTAACCCAAatttgaaccaaaaaaaaaaactgaccCATATCAACCTCTTAAATAAGTCTCTTCCTGGACCAATATTAAAGTATTTAACTTAACGAAGAGAACACTCATCTCTTTAACACACACTTCATCTTGTTTCCTCCTGCAAACAAAAATTCACACCACCTCATTTCTCAAACAGCTCTTCCCTAGCATACAAGGTTACAGCAAACAATTTAAGAATTAGCAACACACTTGTTTCCCAAATTAAAGTTATCACCCTTCTTATTCTTCCCAACTTTTTACATTTTCTTTGTCAATTGTAGTGTCGTTGCATGATTATCCTTGCAGAAATGAGACTAAGAAAGCTGAAGATAAGGAATCAAAATTATCACAGTAATTACGGTATCAGAAGTCCAGGGTCCACTGATTGGTACTTATAATTTATTCAGTCATTCAGGACATACAACTTTAATCGGATTATTTTGTTTGATATGCCACAAGCCAAATTAAAAGCACAAGGAAAATACATCACAAAGAGTACATGGTCTTAAATTGTAACTTACAATGCCTCATTCTTGGCAATGAAGCACCCAAAAGGAGCTCCATGGGGGAATCATCCCAGAAGATTTCGATCAACTAATAAATCATAAAGTGCGAGGGTGATAATGGAACCTCAGGTTACTCATGGATGAAAATATCCGAATCAAGTAAATCAAAAGGCACTGAAAATCTCATTTTGCTGCTAACCAATTATACAGTACCAAATTTCTTCACCCAGAAAAAAGAAATCAACACATGCAATGGCAATAATATTCCACGTACATATATTAACCTCCTCACCTGATAACAAGTGACGGGAATCTCAACTCCCGATCGAGCCTGGCCATTTTCAACAGCCGGCACCTCCGTCACCTTCACGCTCGCCCGCCCGGAGGCCTCCCTTCGGACCGAACGGGATCTCGCCTCCAGAGAAACCTCGTTGGGAACTCCGCTATTCCCCTTACAAGCAACCGAGGCCACGCCGGCCAAAGTCAAAACCCTCCGCCTCCCCTCCAGACCGCCATTCCCAAAGCCAGGGCCCGGCAAGGGCAAGCCGAGCACCAGACGAGCCAATGCCATGCGCAGAACGAAACCCTAATCACCTTTCCTTCCCCCTCTTCTCCCTCATTCCCATGGA encodes:
- the LOC105058957 gene encoding plastid division protein CDP1, chloroplastic isoform X1, with amino-acid sequence MALARLVLGLPLPGPGFGNGGLEGRRRVLTLAGVASVACKGNSGVPNEVSLEARSRSVRREASGRASVKVTEVPAVENGQARSGVEIPVTCYQILGIPEKAEKDEIVKAAMELKSSEIEEGYTADVIVSRQDLLMDVRDKLLFEPEYAGNIKEKVPPKSNLRIPWNWLPGALCLLQEVGQEKLVLDIGRAALKLPDAKPYVHDLLLSMALAECSIAKTGFEKNKVSEGFEALARAQYLLRSKISLGKMPLLSQIEESLEELAPACTLELLGMPHSPDNAERRRGAIAALRELLRQGLDVESSSRVQDWPCFLGGAMNKLMATEIVDLLCWDTLAVTRKNKKSLESQNQKVVIDFNCFYMAMIAHIALGFSTRQIDMITKAKTICECLIASEGVDLKFEEAFCSFLLGEGDGTTAVEKLCQLGVNGNSTSQNFNPTTRREDKVKGTNNQSLETWLKDAVLCLFPDTRDCSPSLANFFRGPKRILHGGKQKNGTMKTVPSASYRSPSSGFLSDYRVSVEQKAHINSTRYMGEAVKQLAPADLQSQPALVKATSSSDAPSVQLKRNPGVNHTKSLEGWYMAGNTAGKAACTTVAGCFLLGAFMLLNVQFVHNKISHKWHSGHASNTEALAWTMNQPLGLKSTSGFIDGNMWGQLRNLLIRFRRNLKHQTDAGTSQNLWPTDLSPLPAVAGTTPHREQMAVEEAEALVKQWQDIKAEALGPNYQIQALSEILAETMLSKFSFFGGQWQDLAHSAKARSCFWRFVLLDLSILRAEIVSDESGSEIAEIEAVLEEAAELVDESQVKKPSYYSTYKVEYILKRQDDGLWRFCRGGIQTQV
- the LOC105058957 gene encoding plastid division protein CDP1, chloroplastic isoform X2, producing the protein MALARLVLGLPLPGPGFGNGGLEGRRRVLTLAGVASVACKGNSGVPNEVSLEARSRSVRREASGRASVKVTEVPAVENGQARSGVEIPVTCYQILGIPEKAEKDEIVKAAMELKSSEIEEGYTADVIVSRQDLLMDVRDKLLFEPEYAGNIKEKVPPKSNLRIPWNWLPGALCLLQEVGQEKLVLDIGRAALKLPDAKPYVHDLLLSMALAECSIAKTGFEKNKVSEGFEALARAQYLLRSKISLGKMPLLSQIEESLEELAPACTLELLGMPHSPDNAERRRGAIAALRELLRQGLDVESSSRVQDWPCFLGGAMNKLMATEIVDLLCWDTLAVTRKNKKSLESQNQKVVIDFNCFYMAMIAHIALGFSTRQIDMITKAKTICECLIASEGVDLKFEEAFCSFLLGEGDGTTAVEKLCQLGVNGNSTSQNFNPTTRREDKVKGTNNQSLETWLKDAVLCLFPDTRDCSPSLANFFRGPKRILHGGKQKNGTMKTVPSASYRSPSSGFLSDYRVSVEQKAHINSTRYMGEAVKQLAPADLQSQPALVKATSSSDAPSVQLKRNPGVNHTKSLEGWYMAGNTAGKAACTTVAGCFLLGAFMLLNVQFVHNKISHKWHSGHASNTEALAWTMNQPLGLKSTSGFIDGNMWGQLRNLLIRFRRNLKHQTDAGTSQNLWPTDLSPLPAVAGTTPHREQMAVEEAEALVKQWQDIKAEALGPNYQIQALSEILAETMLSKWQDLAHSAKARSCFWRFVLLDLSILRAEIVSDESGSEIAEIEAVLEEAAELVDESQVKKPSYYSTYKVEYILKRQDDGLWRFCRGGIQTQV